A single Curtobacterium sp. MCJR17_020 DNA region contains:
- a CDS encoding Lrp/AsnC family transcriptional regulator, which translates to MSDRPARRPDPVPRLDEVDERILWTLAGDARIPNNRLAAAVGIAPSTCLTRVRALEDAGVIRGYRAEVDIARLGFSIEAMVSVRVHAAARHELRDFAKRLLRVPVVQDVSFLAGDKDFLVHIACESTEQLRDFVADELSGDPSVATTQTNIVFERLVADRSTQGRSFDELRRWRA; encoded by the coding sequence GTGTCCGACCGACCAGCTCGCCGTCCCGACCCCGTCCCGCGCCTCGACGAGGTCGACGAGCGCATCCTCTGGACCCTGGCCGGCGACGCCCGGATCCCGAACAACCGCCTCGCGGCCGCCGTGGGCATCGCGCCGTCGACGTGCCTGACCCGGGTCCGGGCCCTCGAGGACGCCGGGGTGATCCGCGGCTACCGGGCCGAGGTCGACATCGCGCGACTCGGCTTCTCGATCGAGGCGATGGTCTCCGTCCGGGTCCACGCCGCGGCCCGCCACGAACTCCGCGACTTCGCGAAGCGACTGCTCCGGGTGCCCGTCGTGCAGGACGTCTCGTTCCTGGCCGGCGACAAGGACTTCCTCGTGCACATCGCGTGCGAGTCGACCGAGCAGCTGCGGGACTTCGTCGCCGACGAGCTCAGCGGCGACCCGTCGGTGGCGACGACCCAGACGAACATCGTGTTCGAGCGGCTCGTCGCCGACCGGTCCACGCAGGGCCGCTCCTTCGACGAACTCCGCCGCTGGCGCGCCTGA
- a CDS encoding TetR/AcrR family transcriptional regulator: MSKDAAATRLLLVRAARHRFAFDGFKATTVRDIAADAGVNVALINRYFGSKEGLFRACLDRVVQDLGVEQPVERGLERALAGLVSHVVRTPTDDDSLQLMLLLRSSGDDGADAIRRETLRRYAERLATAVGGEVTDELLVRAEIALSVVLGMTMLRRSTAVEPLASADDDVVAGALDDALRALLAPSR, encoded by the coding sequence ATGAGCAAGGACGCCGCCGCCACCCGACTGCTGCTCGTACGGGCGGCGCGGCACCGGTTCGCGTTCGACGGGTTCAAGGCGACGACGGTGCGGGACATCGCCGCCGACGCCGGGGTCAACGTCGCGCTGATCAACCGCTACTTCGGGTCGAAGGAGGGGCTGTTCCGAGCCTGTCTCGACCGGGTGGTGCAGGACCTCGGGGTCGAGCAGCCCGTCGAGCGCGGCCTCGAGCGCGCACTGGCCGGACTGGTCTCGCACGTGGTCCGTACGCCGACCGACGACGACTCCCTCCAGCTCATGCTGCTGCTCCGGTCCTCCGGCGACGACGGTGCCGACGCCATCCGTCGCGAGACCCTGCGCCGGTACGCGGAGCGTCTCGCCACGGCCGTCGGGGGCGAGGTCACCGACGAACTGCTCGTCCGGGCCGAGATCGCGCTGTCGGTGGTGCTCGGAATGACGATGCTCCGGCGGTCCACCGCGGTGGAGCCGCTCGCGTCGGCCGACGACGACGTGGTGGCGGGGGCGCTCGACGACGCGCTCCGCGCCCTGCTCGCACCGTCGCGGTAG